A window of the Gemmatirosa kalamazoonensis genome harbors these coding sequences:
- a CDS encoding RagB/SusD family nutrient uptake outer membrane protein has translation MRHSRMVRHGALAAAIALGASCHDYLTVTNPGPIADESLQTPDAVPGFVTGMSSDLSNALDEVVRISGIASDELGHGGSYTGEGLWYRGIINPEDINDQWALMQRARWVAEQGITRMKALPGFTYDNDAASARANLLAGFADRLLGENACKAVIDGGAVQSDSVHFQRALAYFTEAIRIAQARNVVDVLNAAYGGRASVKASLGDWPGAVADAQQVPAAFVYNAVYSTNSTRENNSLVQETYVRREFTVFGTQWAQVFNDPRVPWDTIYTSAAKTAVQKGQDGKTNFFRQRKYTDLGADIPLTKGTEMLMLRAEAALRTGDIGGAFALINQQRTVYRLPALSPPPAGLAAAWQILEKEYGAVVWLEGRRLWQLRRWQAATDASHNGFLDGRATCIPISLAERQSNPNASGG, from the coding sequence ATGCGTCACTCCCGGATGGTTAGGCATGGCGCGCTCGCCGCGGCGATCGCGCTCGGCGCCTCGTGCCACGACTACCTCACCGTCACGAACCCCGGCCCCATCGCCGACGAGTCGCTGCAGACGCCGGACGCCGTCCCCGGCTTCGTCACGGGCATGTCGAGCGACCTGTCGAACGCGCTCGACGAGGTCGTGCGCATCTCGGGCATCGCGTCCGACGAGCTCGGACACGGCGGGAGCTACACGGGCGAGGGGCTCTGGTACCGCGGCATCATCAACCCCGAGGACATCAACGACCAGTGGGCGCTGATGCAGCGCGCGCGGTGGGTCGCGGAGCAGGGGATCACGCGCATGAAGGCGCTCCCCGGCTTCACGTACGACAACGACGCCGCGTCGGCGCGCGCGAACCTGCTCGCCGGCTTCGCCGACCGCCTGCTGGGCGAGAACGCCTGCAAGGCCGTCATCGACGGGGGCGCGGTGCAGTCCGACTCCGTGCACTTCCAGCGCGCGCTGGCCTACTTCACGGAGGCCATCCGCATCGCGCAGGCGCGCAACGTGGTGGACGTGCTGAACGCGGCGTACGGCGGCCGCGCGAGCGTGAAGGCGTCGCTCGGCGACTGGCCCGGCGCGGTCGCCGACGCGCAGCAGGTGCCGGCGGCGTTCGTGTACAACGCCGTGTACTCCACGAACTCCACGCGCGAGAACAACTCGCTCGTGCAGGAGACCTACGTGCGCCGCGAGTTCACCGTGTTCGGCACGCAGTGGGCGCAGGTGTTCAACGACCCGCGCGTGCCGTGGGACACGATCTACACGAGCGCCGCGAAGACGGCCGTGCAGAAGGGACAGGACGGCAAGACGAACTTCTTCCGGCAGCGGAAGTACACGGACCTCGGCGCCGACATCCCGCTCACGAAGGGGACCGAGATGCTGATGCTCCGCGCCGAGGCGGCGCTGCGCACCGGCGACATCGGCGGCGCGTTCGCGCTCATCAACCAGCAGCGCACGGTGTACCGGCTGCCCGCCCTGTCCCCGCCGCCGGCGGGCCTCGCGGCGGCGTGGCAGATCCTCGAGAAGGAGTACGGCGCGGTGGTGTGGCTCGAGGGGCGGCGGCTGTGGCAGCTCCGCCGCTGGCAGGCCGCGACCGACGCGTCGCACAACGGCTTCCTCGACGGCCGCGCGACGTGCATCCCGATCAGCCTCGCCGAGCGGCAGTCGAACCCGAACGCGTCGGGGGGCTGA
- a CDS encoding LytR/AlgR family response regulator transcription factor — protein sequence MSDDRAAALPPVRVLVVDDEPLARMRLEDLLRHETGVELVGTAENGVEAVDAIRRLSPDLVFLDVQMPGKTGIEVVREVGAERMPATIFVTAFDQYALQAFDVAAVDYLVKPFDDERFEEAFRRARRRLALEGMDRLRAQLLGVLQGTPAPATPAGVPNAAPRRWLERIAVEVRGKVRPVPVSEIDYITAAGPYAELHVGDRRHVIREAMQTLEERLDPDRFMRVHRSVIVRLDLVEALHRGAGGDYELQLRGGGRLKVSRSRREALERWLGVSS from the coding sequence ATGTCTGACGACCGCGCGGCCGCGCTGCCGCCGGTGCGCGTGCTCGTCGTCGACGACGAGCCGCTCGCGCGCATGCGGCTCGAGGATCTGCTGAGGCACGAGACGGGTGTGGAGCTCGTCGGCACGGCGGAGAACGGCGTCGAGGCGGTCGACGCGATCCGTCGCCTCTCGCCCGACCTCGTGTTCCTCGACGTGCAGATGCCCGGCAAGACTGGCATCGAGGTCGTGCGCGAGGTCGGCGCGGAGCGCATGCCGGCGACCATCTTCGTCACCGCGTTCGACCAGTACGCGCTGCAAGCGTTCGACGTCGCGGCCGTGGACTATCTCGTGAAGCCGTTCGACGACGAGCGGTTCGAGGAGGCGTTCCGGCGCGCGCGCCGCCGCCTCGCGCTGGAGGGCATGGACCGGCTGCGCGCGCAGCTCCTCGGCGTGCTGCAGGGCACGCCGGCGCCGGCCACGCCGGCCGGGGTGCCTAACGCCGCGCCGCGCCGCTGGCTGGAGCGCATCGCCGTCGAGGTGCGCGGCAAGGTGCGTCCGGTGCCGGTGAGCGAGATCGACTACATCACCGCCGCGGGGCCGTACGCGGAGCTCCACGTCGGCGACCGCCGCCACGTCATCCGCGAGGCGATGCAGACGCTCGAGGAGCGGCTCGATCCCGACCGCTTCATGCGCGTGCACCGCTCGGTGATCGTGCGGCTCGACCTCGTGGAGGCGCTGCACCGCGGCGCGGGCGGCGACTACGAGCTGCAGCTGAGGGGCGGCGGCCGGCTCAAGGTGAGCCGCTCCCGGCGCGAGGCGCTCGAGCGCTGGCTCGGCGTGTCGTCGTGA
- a CDS encoding sensor histidine kinase: protein MTADSDPLAHPGAPERFPLSRRELAIIAAVWSAYAVLSIASRLFDLPERGSTFMIGSAGVALAEALCWALLTPPILALADRFDPDRDRARQIVQFLVLGVVVAVAVGWLGTWLRQTLTPGGPRPPRDVASFDAMRGLTRGRGGRGRGGPPIWFGILNAIVLYLGVVAAGIARAFSRRYALRRHEAARREAELHAQLAEARLDALRRQLDPHFLFNTLNAVSALVERDPRGVRRMIARLSELLRHSFEGGDEAEAPLREELALLARYVEIMQVRFQGRLTVETHADENVLDALVPTMILQPIVENAIKHGVERATGPGSVRIGAAADGGALVLTVRDDGPGPAAPSARTGVGVRNTVERLRQLYGDAGSFTLAPGATGGTVAEIRLPLRTRARALGTVTALGGVHV, encoded by the coding sequence GTGACCGCCGACTCCGACCCGCTCGCCCACCCCGGCGCCCCCGAGCGCTTTCCGCTCTCGCGCCGCGAGCTCGCGATCATCGCCGCCGTGTGGAGCGCGTACGCGGTGCTCTCCATCGCGAGCCGGCTGTTCGACCTGCCGGAGCGCGGGTCGACCTTCATGATCGGCTCGGCCGGCGTCGCGCTGGCGGAGGCGCTGTGCTGGGCGCTGCTCACGCCGCCCATCCTCGCGCTCGCGGACCGGTTCGATCCCGACCGCGACCGTGCGCGGCAGATCGTGCAGTTCCTCGTGCTCGGCGTCGTCGTCGCCGTCGCGGTGGGGTGGCTCGGCACGTGGCTGCGGCAGACGCTCACGCCGGGCGGGCCGCGGCCGCCGCGCGACGTCGCGTCGTTCGACGCCATGCGCGGATTGACGCGCGGGCGCGGCGGGCGTGGGCGCGGCGGGCCGCCGATCTGGTTCGGCATCCTGAACGCGATCGTGCTCTACCTCGGCGTCGTCGCCGCGGGGATCGCGCGCGCGTTCTCGCGTCGGTACGCGCTGCGCCGCCACGAAGCCGCGCGGCGCGAGGCGGAGCTGCACGCGCAGCTCGCCGAGGCGCGTCTCGATGCGCTGCGGCGGCAGCTCGATCCGCACTTCCTGTTCAACACGCTGAACGCCGTCTCCGCGCTCGTCGAGCGCGACCCGCGCGGCGTTAGGCGCATGATCGCGCGCCTGAGCGAGCTGCTGCGCCACAGCTTCGAGGGCGGCGACGAGGCGGAGGCGCCGCTGCGCGAGGAGCTCGCGCTGCTCGCGCGCTACGTCGAGATCATGCAGGTGCGCTTCCAGGGGCGCCTCACCGTGGAGACACACGCCGACGAGAACGTGCTCGACGCCCTCGTACCGACCATGATCCTGCAGCCCATCGTGGAGAACGCGATCAAGCACGGCGTGGAGCGCGCGACGGGACCGGGCAGCGTGCGCATCGGCGCTGCGGCGGACGGCGGCGCGCTCGTGCTCACCGTCCGCGACGACGGGCCCGGCCCCGCGGCCCCCTCCGCGCGCACCGGCGTCGGCGTGCGCAACACCGTGGAGCGGCTGCGGCAGCTCTACGGCGACGCGGGCTCGTTCACGCTCGCGCCGGGCGCGACCGGCGGCACCGTGGCCGAGATCCGGCTCCCGCTGCGCACGCGCGCCCGCGCGCTCGGCACCGTCACGGCCCTCGGAGGCGTCCATGTCTGA
- a CDS encoding Spy/CpxP family protein refolding chaperone → MRKTISIGALALALVAAGVSAQPPRGDAAPRRDTADSTFRGRRGPGGPGGPERMLLKGITLTDAQRQQIAALHDRQRAEAARDEGRKAFDEVRAARQRGDTAAARAKMAELRTQMDRRREQQVASIRSLLTADQRTQFDANVAEMEKRQAQRGERGERGGR, encoded by the coding sequence ATGCGCAAGACGATCTCGATCGGCGCGCTCGCCCTGGCTCTCGTCGCCGCGGGCGTGAGCGCGCAGCCGCCGCGCGGCGACGCGGCGCCGCGCCGCGACACCGCCGACAGCACGTTCCGCGGCCGGCGCGGTCCCGGCGGCCCGGGCGGCCCGGAGCGGATGCTGCTGAAGGGCATCACGCTCACCGACGCGCAGCGGCAGCAGATCGCCGCGCTGCACGACAGGCAGCGCGCGGAGGCCGCGCGCGACGAGGGACGCAAGGCGTTCGACGAGGTGCGCGCGGCGCGTCAGCGCGGTGACACCGCGGCGGCGCGCGCGAAGATGGCCGAGCTGCGCACGCAGATGGACCGCCGACGCGAGCAGCAGGTCGCGTCGATCCGCTCGCTGCTCACCGCCGACCAGCGCACGCAGTTCGACGCGAACGTCGCGGAGATGGAGAAGCGCCAGGCGCAGCGCGGCGAGCGCGGCGAGCGCGGCGGCCGCTGA
- a CDS encoding Ig-like domain-containing protein, giving the protein MSRTSLARHALALSLLAACAGGDSAVTSTTTPTPGAITVVSGGAQSGTVGTTLSSSVVVQVATTAGAPVQGATVAFVVSSGAATLSASSAVTDASGLASTQVTLGTAAGSVVIGASVQGTSIATTITETAVAAEITAPCTPTSLAVGATAVQSGSSVCLDGGTSGAEYAVIPFNGSSSSATRATFVVQAAGVQPVSTVLASSAPTGGLATLGASASVSPRAQFERRLRATERAALSPMVGTARAWYTARRGGTTARLDVIPANPTLGTVVSLNANADDACTRPEMRGARVMAVGSKAIVVADTLNPSGGFTQADYASIAATFDTLVDAVDTKNFGQPTDIDGNGHVILFFTSAVNALTPRNADYYIGGFFYSRDLFPTTATNGLEACASSNVGEMFYLVVPDPSGAINGNAFSKSFVTSATIATTAHEYQHLINSSRRLYVNTAATDFEETWLDEGLAHVAEELVFYARSGLAPLKNLDAATLRANAIFRAAFNDEGIDNFGRLSSYLEDPSSNSPYADDDSLATRGATWSFLRWAVDHQAAAQDVVWQRLVNSTTTGLANLRQVFGSDLAPLFRDWATSLLLDDVAGVATQWQEPSWNERSILDAITSTSTYPLATRALSSGAPTTLSVRGGSAAYLRFTVAAGQTGTVSWTTTGASGAVTVARLR; this is encoded by the coding sequence ATGTCGCGCACGTCTCTCGCCCGGCACGCGCTCGCCCTCTCGCTGCTCGCGGCGTGCGCCGGCGGCGACTCGGCGGTGACCTCCACGACGACGCCGACGCCGGGCGCGATCACCGTCGTCAGCGGCGGCGCACAGTCGGGCACCGTCGGCACCACGCTGTCCTCGTCGGTCGTCGTGCAGGTCGCGACGACCGCGGGCGCACCGGTGCAGGGTGCCACGGTGGCGTTCGTCGTCTCGTCAGGCGCCGCCACGCTCTCCGCGTCGAGCGCGGTCACCGACGCGAGCGGGCTCGCGAGCACGCAGGTCACGCTCGGCACCGCCGCCGGAAGCGTCGTCATCGGCGCGTCGGTGCAGGGAACGAGCATCGCCACGACGATCACCGAGACCGCGGTGGCGGCGGAGATCACGGCGCCGTGCACGCCCACGTCGCTCGCCGTCGGCGCGACGGCGGTGCAGAGCGGCTCGTCGGTGTGCCTCGACGGCGGCACGTCCGGGGCGGAGTACGCCGTCATCCCGTTCAACGGATCGAGCAGCAGCGCGACGCGCGCCACGTTCGTCGTGCAGGCGGCCGGCGTGCAGCCGGTGAGCACCGTGCTCGCGAGCTCGGCGCCGACCGGCGGCCTCGCGACGTTAGGCGCGTCGGCGTCGGTGAGCCCGCGCGCGCAGTTCGAGCGCCGGCTGCGGGCGACCGAGCGCGCGGCGCTGTCGCCGATGGTCGGCACGGCCCGCGCGTGGTACACGGCGCGGCGCGGCGGCACCACGGCGCGGCTCGACGTCATCCCGGCGAATCCCACGTTGGGCACGGTCGTCTCGCTGAACGCGAACGCCGACGACGCGTGCACGCGTCCGGAGATGCGCGGCGCGCGCGTGATGGCGGTCGGCAGCAAGGCGATCGTCGTCGCAGACACGCTGAACCCGTCCGGCGGCTTCACGCAGGCCGACTACGCCTCGATCGCCGCGACGTTCGACACGCTCGTCGACGCGGTCGACACGAAGAACTTCGGCCAGCCCACCGACATCGACGGCAACGGCCACGTCATCCTGTTCTTCACGAGCGCCGTGAACGCGCTCACGCCGCGCAACGCCGACTACTACATCGGCGGCTTCTTCTACAGCCGGGACCTGTTCCCCACCACGGCGACGAACGGCCTCGAGGCGTGCGCGTCGAGCAACGTCGGCGAGATGTTCTACCTCGTCGTGCCGGATCCGTCGGGCGCGATCAACGGCAACGCGTTCTCGAAGTCGTTCGTCACGAGCGCCACGATCGCGACCACGGCGCACGAGTACCAGCATCTCATCAACTCCTCGCGCCGCCTGTACGTGAACACCGCCGCCACCGACTTCGAGGAGACGTGGCTCGATGAGGGGCTCGCGCACGTCGCCGAGGAGCTCGTGTTCTACGCGCGGTCGGGGCTCGCGCCGCTGAAGAACCTCGACGCGGCGACGCTGCGCGCGAACGCGATCTTCCGCGCGGCGTTCAACGACGAGGGGATCGACAACTTCGGGCGCCTGTCGTCGTACCTCGAGGATCCGTCGAGCAACTCGCCCTACGCCGACGACGACTCGCTCGCCACGCGCGGCGCGACGTGGAGCTTCCTGCGGTGGGCCGTCGATCACCAGGCGGCCGCGCAGGACGTGGTGTGGCAGCGGCTCGTGAACTCCACGACGACGGGGCTCGCGAACCTGCGCCAGGTCTTCGGCAGCGATCTCGCGCCGCTGTTCCGCGACTGGGCGACGTCGCTGCTGCTCGACGACGTGGCCGGCGTCGCGACGCAGTGGCAGGAGCCGAGCTGGAACGAGCGCTCCATCCTCGACGCGATCACGTCGACGAGCACCTACCCGCTCGCCACGCGCGCGCTGTCGAGCGGCGCGCCGACGACGCTGTCGGTGCGCGGCGGAAGCGCGGCCTACCTGCGCTTCACGGTGGCCGCGGGGCAGACGGGCACGGTGAGCTGGACGACGACCGGCGCGTCGGGCGCCGTCACCGTCGCGCGGCTGCGCTGA
- a CDS encoding phytoene/squalene synthase family protein has product MTSLLRIEPHHADVAELRALVDPPRDGWLAYMARHGRSFRFAARCLDAADRDRIAAVYAFCRFTDDLVDVGDADDARRTEARLDAWLSLLRLEHAGGVSGVPLLERVVGDLRRHDVPLRHAEELIEGVRMDLRRVRYPTLDALRVYTFRVASTVGLWLSELFGVRGAFALSRAARLGHAMQLTNILRDVGDDLWHGRVYLPADLMAVHGVSSFHLSAWGLGGVPHDDGWRALAESLMAEAEAAYDDAREALPVLPPGFRRATAVAARVYLGIHDEIRRADYDVFGRRAWVRPRRKLTLAARALLDLGPRGAFSAAARR; this is encoded by the coding sequence GTGACGTCGCTGCTGCGGATCGAGCCGCACCACGCCGACGTCGCCGAGCTCCGCGCGCTCGTCGATCCGCCACGCGACGGCTGGCTCGCGTACATGGCGCGCCATGGCCGCTCGTTCCGGTTCGCCGCGCGCTGCCTGGACGCCGCGGACCGCGACCGCATCGCCGCCGTGTACGCGTTCTGCCGCTTCACCGACGACCTGGTGGACGTCGGCGACGCCGACGACGCGCGGCGCACGGAAGCGCGTCTCGACGCGTGGCTCTCCCTGCTGCGCCTCGAGCACGCCGGCGGCGTGTCCGGTGTGCCGCTGCTCGAGCGCGTCGTGGGCGATCTGCGGCGACACGACGTGCCCTTGCGCCACGCCGAGGAGCTGATCGAGGGCGTGCGCATGGATCTGCGCCGCGTGCGCTACCCCACGCTCGACGCGCTGCGCGTGTACACGTTCCGCGTCGCGTCGACGGTGGGGCTCTGGCTCTCCGAGCTGTTCGGCGTGCGCGGCGCGTTCGCGCTGTCGCGGGCCGCGCGGCTCGGGCACGCGATGCAGCTCACGAACATCCTGCGCGACGTGGGCGACGACCTGTGGCACGGCCGCGTGTACCTCCCCGCCGATCTGATGGCCGTGCACGGCGTGTCGTCGTTCCACCTCTCGGCGTGGGGGCTCGGCGGCGTGCCGCACGACGACGGGTGGCGCGCCCTGGCCGAGTCGTTGATGGCGGAAGCGGAGGCGGCGTACGACGACGCGCGGGAGGCGTTGCCGGTGCTGCCGCCGGGGTTCCGCCGCGCCACCGCGGTGGCGGCGCGCGTCTACCTGGGCATCCACGACGAGATCCGGCGCGCCGACTACGACGTCTTCGGCCGACGCGCGTGGGTGCGCCCGCGCCGCAAGCTCACGCTCGCGGCGCGGGCGCTGCTCGACCTCGGGCCGCGCGGCGCGTTCAGCGCAGCCGCGCGACGGTGA
- a CDS encoding carotenoid biosynthesis protein, which yields MEVDGAGWERAPWRQTPLRPARAALGARIALGALVALVGFTAAALAGFAVFGRHPDLLARYPGAGPVYAVAFTFFARTQVALAFVALAVALVHVAGARWLPALAAVYAASLASELLGTTVGLPFGPYHYTDGLGAKWFGHVPVLIPLSWFTMAVPSLALARRAHPAATVVLGALVLLSWDLALDPAMSRVTTYWLWGGTGPYYGMPWSNLVGWFVTGLALMAILVRLGAGAWTARLDRRWVAAFYATNLALPLGMTAAAGYWGAVLVTVGALSGCALLQSVLR from the coding sequence GTGGAAGTGGATGGGGCAGGATGGGAAAGGGCCCCGTGGCGTCAGACTCCGCTGCGTCCCGCGCGCGCGGCGCTCGGCGCGCGCATCGCGCTCGGCGCGCTCGTCGCGCTCGTCGGGTTCACCGCCGCCGCGCTCGCGGGCTTCGCCGTCTTCGGACGTCACCCCGACCTGCTCGCGCGCTATCCCGGCGCGGGACCGGTCTACGCGGTCGCGTTCACGTTCTTCGCGCGCACGCAGGTCGCGCTCGCGTTCGTCGCGCTCGCCGTCGCGCTCGTCCACGTCGCGGGCGCGCGCTGGCTCCCCGCCCTCGCCGCCGTGTACGCGGCGAGCCTGGCGAGCGAGCTGTTAGGCACCACGGTCGGCCTGCCGTTCGGCCCGTACCACTACACCGACGGCCTCGGCGCGAAGTGGTTCGGCCACGTGCCCGTGCTCATCCCGCTGAGCTGGTTCACGATGGCCGTGCCGTCGCTCGCGCTCGCGCGGCGCGCGCATCCCGCGGCGACGGTCGTCCTCGGCGCGCTCGTGCTGCTGTCGTGGGACCTCGCGCTCGACCCCGCGATGAGCCGCGTCACGACGTACTGGCTGTGGGGCGGCACCGGCCCGTACTACGGCATGCCGTGGTCGAACCTCGTCGGCTGGTTCGTCACGGGGCTCGCGCTGATGGCGATCCTCGTGCGGCTCGGCGCCGGCGCGTGGACCGCGCGGCTCGACCGCCGGTGGGTCGCCGCGTTCTACGCGACGAACCTCGCGCTCCCGTTAGGCATGACCGCGGCCGCCGGGTACTGGGGCGCCGTCCTCGTCACCGTCGGCGCGCTCTCGGGGTGCGCGCTGCTGCAGAGCGTCCTGCGGTGA
- a CDS encoding MerR family transcriptional regulator, with protein sequence MPTPSEPADHAEPRYPIRVAARRAGLTTATVRAWERRYRAVAPARTETDRRLYSEADIERLRLLRALAAAGRSLTDLSRVPTTRLRALVEGLAEPRAARTPRTARAAAARGREPAVLGALLRACDAAVRDMDAPKLQTLLGRALVGLPPRPFFERVVVPLLRRVGRLWERGEITVAHEHAAAVAVRQVLGWMLETFRAANESRGAAWSDTAPALVAATPQGERHELGALMVAVLAAAAGWRVSYLGADLPAADIAAAARKASARVVALSVVVPGAGDAIEPELRALRAALDDEVALLVGGAEAPGHAGLLAALGAARVERLRGVGPWLAEHAARPSARSA encoded by the coding sequence ATGCCGACGCCGTCCGAGCCCGCCGACCACGCGGAGCCGCGCTACCCCATCCGCGTCGCCGCGCGACGGGCCGGGCTCACCACCGCCACCGTCCGCGCCTGGGAGCGCCGTTACCGCGCCGTCGCGCCGGCGCGCACCGAGACCGACCGCCGCCTCTACTCCGAGGCCGACATCGAGCGGCTCCGGCTCCTGCGCGCGCTCGCCGCGGCGGGACGGTCCCTGACCGATCTCTCGCGGGTGCCGACGACGCGCCTCCGCGCGCTCGTGGAGGGGCTCGCCGAGCCACGCGCGGCCCGCACGCCGCGAACGGCTCGCGCGGCGGCGGCGCGCGGCCGCGAGCCCGCGGTGCTCGGCGCGCTGCTCCGCGCGTGCGACGCCGCGGTGCGCGACATGGACGCGCCGAAGCTCCAGACGCTGCTCGGCCGCGCGCTCGTCGGCCTGCCGCCGCGGCCGTTCTTCGAGCGTGTCGTCGTGCCGCTGCTGCGCCGCGTCGGCCGGCTCTGGGAGCGCGGCGAGATCACGGTCGCGCACGAGCACGCGGCGGCCGTCGCCGTGCGGCAGGTGCTCGGCTGGATGCTCGAGACGTTCCGCGCCGCGAACGAGTCGCGCGGCGCCGCGTGGAGCGACACCGCGCCGGCGCTCGTCGCCGCCACGCCGCAGGGCGAGCGGCACGAGCTCGGCGCGCTCATGGTCGCCGTGCTCGCCGCGGCGGCCGGATGGCGCGTCTCCTACCTCGGCGCCGACCTTCCGGCGGCGGACATCGCGGCCGCGGCGCGCAAGGCGAGCGCGCGCGTCGTCGCGCTCAGCGTCGTGGTGCCCGGCGCCGGCGACGCGATCGAGCCCGAGCTGCGCGCCCTGCGCGCCGCGCTCGACGACGAGGTCGCGCTCCTCGTCGGCGGCGCGGAGGCGCCCGGGCACGCGGGGCTGCTCGCCGCGTTAGGCGCGGCGCGCGTCGAGCGCCTCCGCGGCGTCGGCCCGTGGCTCGCGGAGCACGCCGCGCGACCTTCGGCACGTTCGGCGTGA